A section of the Pseudomonas sp. Q1-7 genome encodes:
- the ptsP gene encoding phosphoenolpyruvate--protein phosphotransferase, whose translation MLNTLRKIVQEVNAAKDLKAALAIIVQRVKEAMGSQVCSVYLLDPESNRFVLMATEGLNKRSIGKVSMAPNEGLVGLVGTREEPLNLEHAADHPRYRYFAETGEERFASFLGAPIIHHRRVMGVLVVQQKERRQFDEGEEAFLVTMSAQLAGVIAHAEATGTIRGLGRQGKGTQEAKFVGVPGAPGAAVGTAVVVLPPADLEVVPDRAVDDIEAEVERFKQALEAVREDMRRLSSKLETQLRPEERALFDVYLMMLDDASIGLEVKRVIRTGQWAQGALRQVVMEHVTRFELMDDAYLRERASDVKDLGRRLLAYLQEERKQNLVYQENTILVSEELSPAMLGEVPEGKLVGLVSVLGSGNSHVAILARAMGIPTVMGVVDLPYSKVDGIDMIVDGYHGEVFTNPSPELRKQYSEVVEEERQLVKGLDALRSLPCETLDGHRMPLWVNTGLLADVTRAQERGAEGVGLYRTEVPFMINERFPSEKEQLAIYREQLAAFHPLPVTMRTLDIGGDKALSYFPIKESNPFLGWRGIRVTLDHPEIFLVQVRAMLKASEGLENLKILLPMISGIHELEEALHLIHRAWGEVRDEGVDIPMPPIGVMVEIPAAVYQTKELARQVDFLSVGSNDLTQYLLAVDRNNPRVADLYDYLHPAVLQALRKVVGDAHAEGKPVSICGEMAGDPAAAVLLLAMGFDSLSMNATNLPKVKWLLRQVTLSKAKELLEQLMAIDNPQVIHSSLHLALRNLGLGRVINPAATIQA comes from the coding sequence ATGCTCAACACGCTGCGCAAGATCGTTCAGGAAGTGAACGCCGCCAAGGATCTGAAGGCGGCGTTGGCGATCATCGTGCAGCGGGTCAAGGAGGCCATGGGCAGCCAAGTCTGCTCGGTCTACCTGCTGGACCCGGAATCCAACCGTTTCGTGCTCATGGCCACCGAAGGCCTGAACAAGCGCTCCATCGGCAAGGTCAGCATGGCCCCCAACGAAGGCCTCGTCGGCCTGGTGGGCACCCGCGAGGAGCCGCTGAACCTCGAGCACGCCGCCGACCACCCCCGCTACCGCTACTTTGCCGAAACCGGCGAAGAACGCTTCGCCTCCTTCCTTGGCGCGCCGATCATCCACCACCGCCGGGTGATGGGGGTATTGGTGGTGCAGCAAAAGGAGCGCCGTCAGTTCGACGAGGGCGAGGAAGCCTTCCTCGTCACCATGAGTGCGCAGCTCGCCGGCGTGATCGCCCATGCCGAAGCCACTGGCACCATCCGTGGCCTGGGCCGCCAGGGCAAGGGTACCCAGGAAGCCAAGTTCGTCGGTGTTCCCGGGGCCCCGGGCGCCGCCGTGGGCACGGCGGTGGTGGTGCTGCCGCCGGCCGATCTGGAAGTGGTGCCCGACCGTGCGGTGGATGACATCGAAGCCGAGGTCGAACGCTTCAAGCAGGCCCTGGAGGCGGTGCGCGAAGACATGCGCCGGCTCTCCAGCAAGCTGGAAACCCAGTTGCGGCCCGAAGAACGCGCCCTCTTCGACGTCTACCTGATGATGCTCGACGACGCCTCCATCGGCCTGGAGGTCAAGCGTGTGATCCGTACCGGCCAGTGGGCCCAGGGCGCCCTGCGCCAGGTGGTGATGGAACACGTCACGCGCTTCGAACTGATGGACGATGCCTACCTCCGCGAGCGCGCCTCCGACGTCAAGGATCTCGGTCGCCGCCTGCTCGCCTACCTGCAGGAAGAGCGCAAGCAGAACCTGGTCTACCAGGAGAACACCATCCTGGTCAGCGAGGAGCTGTCCCCGGCCATGCTCGGCGAAGTGCCGGAAGGCAAACTGGTGGGCCTGGTCTCCGTGCTGGGCTCGGGTAACTCCCACGTCGCCATCCTCGCCCGTGCCATGGGCATCCCCACCGTGATGGGCGTGGTCGACCTGCCGTATTCCAAGGTCGACGGCATCGACATGATCGTCGACGGCTACCACGGCGAAGTCTTCACCAACCCCTCGCCCGAGCTGCGCAAGCAGTACAGCGAAGTGGTGGAAGAGGAACGTCAGCTGGTCAAGGGGCTGGATGCCCTGCGCAGCCTGCCCTGCGAGACCCTCGACGGCCATCGCATGCCGCTCTGGGTGAACACCGGCCTGCTCGCCGACGTGACCCGCGCCCAGGAGCGTGGCGCCGAAGGCGTCGGCCTGTACCGCACCGAAGTGCCGTTCATGATCAACGAGCGCTTCCCCAGCGAAAAAGAGCAGCTCGCCATCTACCGCGAGCAGCTCGCCGCCTTCCACCCGCTGCCGGTGACCATGCGTACCCTGGACATCGGCGGCGACAAGGCGCTGTCCTATTTCCCCATCAAGGAAAGCAACCCCTTCCTCGGCTGGCGCGGAATCCGCGTCACCCTCGACCATCCGGAAATCTTCCTGGTCCAGGTGCGAGCCATGCTCAAGGCCAGTGAAGGCCTGGAAAACCTGAAGATCCTGCTGCCGATGATTTCCGGCATCCATGAGCTGGAAGAGGCCCTGCACCTGATCCACCGCGCCTGGGGCGAAGTGCGCGACGAGGGGGTGGATATCCCCATGCCGCCGATTGGGGTGATGGTGGAGATCCCCGCCGCCGTGTACCAGACCAAGGAGCTGGCGCGGCAGGTGGACTTCCTCTCGGTGGGCTCCAACGACCTGACCCAGTATCTGCTGGCGGTAGACCGCAACAACCCGCGCGTCGCCGACCTCTACGACTACCTGCATCCGGCGGTGCTGCAGGCGCTGAGGAAGGTGGTGGGCGACGCCCACGCCGAAGGCAAGCCGGTGAGCATCTGCGGCGAGATGGCGGGCGATCCGGCTGCGGCCGTGCTGCTGCTGGCCATGGGCTTCGACAGCCTGTCGATGAACGCCACCAACCTGCCTAAAGTGAAGTGGCTGTTGCGCCAGGTCACCCTGAGCAAGGCCAAGGAACTGTTGGAGCAGCTGATGGCCATCGACAACCCGCAGGTCATCCACAGTTCGTTGCATCTCGCCCTGCGCAACCTGGGGCTGGGCCGGGTGATCAACCCGGCGGCGACCATCCAGGCCTGA
- a CDS encoding sensor domain-containing diguanylate cyclase codes for MDKLEHLDQCYGTTREEIERTLRFALDIVSDGIWDWNIRTNHVKRSPGWYSMLGYPTDSLPEDVDTWRSVIHPGDFERVMRGFQAYVEGESLIYAEDYRCRCRDGSYLWISDHGRFVEFDESGQPTRMIGAHRNIHQRKMATLELQNKNQELLALNRQLETLVAARTEALRQANEALARQVATAMRLSETDPLTQVSNRRHFERCLHTEWQRFQRHGHATALLMFDLDHFKRINDSHGHPIGDRALMAVSRAIRAALREEDCFARWGGEEFIALLPDTGLEAALQLAERLRVLVGESDPGLPSRLTASFSVAAMQPGEGIESLLKRLDDGLYRAKQRRDCIEAC; via the coding sequence ATGGACAAGCTCGAACACCTCGACCAGTGCTATGGCACCACCCGCGAAGAGATCGAGCGCACCCTGCGCTTCGCCCTGGACATCGTCAGCGACGGCATCTGGGACTGGAACATCCGCACCAACCACGTCAAGCGCAGCCCGGGCTGGTACTCCATGCTCGGCTACCCGACGGACAGCCTGCCGGAGGATGTGGACACCTGGCGCTCGGTGATCCATCCGGGTGATTTCGAGCGGGTCATGCGCGGCTTCCAGGCTTACGTGGAGGGTGAAAGCCTGATCTACGCCGAGGACTACCGCTGTCGATGCCGGGACGGCAGCTACCTGTGGATCAGCGATCACGGACGCTTCGTCGAGTTCGACGAAAGCGGTCAGCCGACGCGGATGATCGGCGCCCATCGCAATATCCACCAGCGCAAGATGGCCACCCTGGAGCTGCAGAACAAGAACCAGGAGCTCCTGGCGCTCAATCGCCAATTGGAAACCCTGGTGGCTGCGCGCACCGAAGCCCTACGCCAGGCCAACGAGGCGCTGGCCCGGCAGGTAGCCACCGCCATGCGCCTGAGCGAGACCGATCCTTTGACCCAGGTGTCCAACCGTCGTCACTTCGAGCGCTGCCTGCACACGGAGTGGCAGCGCTTCCAGCGCCACGGCCATGCCACCGCGCTGCTGATGTTCGACTTGGACCATTTCAAGCGCATCAACGACAGCCACGGCCACCCCATCGGTGACCGTGCCCTGATGGCGGTCAGCCGCGCGATCCGCGCGGCGCTGCGGGAGGAGGACTGTTTCGCCCGCTGGGGCGGCGAGGAGTTCATCGCCCTGTTGCCGGATACCGGGCTGGAGGCGGCGCTGCAATTGGCCGAGCGCCTGCGCGTGCTGGTCGGTGAGTCCGATCCCGGTCTGCCGTCGCGGCTCACGGCCAGTTTCTCGGTAGCGGCCATGCAGCCGGGGGAGGGCATCGAGTCCTTGCTCAAGCGCCTGGATGATGGGCTGTACCGTGCCAAGCAACGGCGTGATTGCATTGAGGCTTGCTGA
- a CDS encoding IS4 family transposase, which yields MSFQQQLLDLGELFNFSDLSTFTQNIPIEWVASALDLSAQATIRRRRLPSDQVLWLVLGMALFRDEPVHEVARRLNICAQGLASGHLLARSGVTEARKRLGADPVEWLFRQTGQQWGCERYDGDSWQGLQVLAVDGALLRTPDTPELREHFGSGNTATDRQTPFPMLRLVALMNVRSHLILDAQLSPYRRSEMRLADAFVQQIPDHSVTLFDKGFWSADLLLGLNKGGDHRHWLIPARQGLVSEEVTRYGKGDRLLRMKVSPQARNRNPNLPTHWEVREVSYEVQGKVKTVLTSLPAERYSAKAVATLYRERWEIELGFRNIKSSLQQNAVTLRSKVKALVYQEVWGLLLAYNIIRREAGQAAVAFGRSPADIRFKPVAHYIAVQLIVMAAANPISATGRRLSELRAGIGGLFLDHRPKPSRPRTVKISKTRYPVDRKAAPLK from the coding sequence ATGTCCTTTCAACAGCAGTTGCTCGACCTGGGCGAGTTGTTCAACTTCTCCGACTTGAGCACTTTCACCCAAAACATCCCGATCGAGTGGGTGGCGTCGGCGCTGGACCTTTCTGCCCAGGCCACCATCCGCCGCCGGCGCCTGCCCAGTGATCAGGTGCTCTGGCTGGTGCTCGGCATGGCCTTGTTCCGCGACGAGCCGGTCCATGAGGTGGCGCGGCGCCTGAACATCTGCGCCCAGGGTCTGGCCTCCGGCCACCTGCTGGCCAGAAGTGGGGTCACCGAGGCACGCAAACGGCTGGGGGCCGATCCGGTTGAATGGCTGTTTCGCCAGACGGGTCAGCAATGGGGGTGTGAGCGCTATGACGGCGATAGCTGGCAGGGCCTGCAGGTGTTGGCGGTGGATGGTGCACTGCTGCGCACCCCGGATACACCCGAACTGCGGGAGCATTTCGGCTCTGGCAATACCGCCACTGACCGTCAGACGCCGTTCCCCATGCTGCGGCTCGTGGCCCTGATGAATGTGCGCTCGCACTTGATTCTGGATGCCCAGCTGAGCCCATACCGGCGCAGTGAAATGCGCTTGGCCGATGCCTTTGTGCAGCAGATTCCCGACCATTCGGTGACCTTGTTCGACAAGGGGTTCTGGAGCGCCGATTTGCTGTTGGGGTTGAACAAGGGCGGTGACCACCGACATTGGTTGATCCCGGCCCGCCAGGGCCTGGTCAGCGAGGAAGTGACGCGTTATGGCAAAGGGGATCGCCTGTTGCGCATGAAGGTGTCGCCCCAGGCGCGAAACCGTAACCCGAACCTACCCACGCACTGGGAGGTGCGCGAGGTCAGCTACGAAGTCCAGGGCAAGGTAAAAACCGTTCTGACCTCGCTGCCGGCCGAGCGCTACAGCGCCAAGGCGGTCGCCACACTGTACCGGGAGCGCTGGGAGATCGAACTGGGTTTCCGGAACATCAAGAGTTCCCTGCAGCAGAATGCGGTGACCCTGCGCAGCAAGGTCAAGGCGTTGGTCTACCAGGAGGTCTGGGGATTGTTGCTGGCCTACAACATCATCCGCCGTGAGGCCGGTCAGGCGGCAGTCGCCTTCGGCCGCTCACCCGCCGACATCCGCTTCAAGCCGGTGGCTCACTATATCGCCGTGCAATTGATCGTGATGGCGGCGGCCAACCCGATTTCGGCCACGGGCCGTCGCCTGTCGGAGTTGCGAGCCGGTATTGGCGGACTGTTTCTGGATCACCGCCCCAAGCCATCAAGACCCAGGACGGTAAAGATTTCCAAGACCCGCTACCCGGTGGACCGCAAGGCTGCTCCGCTTAAGTGA